From Solidesulfovibrio carbinoliphilus subsp. oakridgensis, the proteins below share one genomic window:
- a CDS encoding efflux RND transporter permease subunit, translating into MKSLPELCIRRPVGTTLLTLALILAGAIAFKLLPAAALPQVDFPTISVQAQLPGAEPQTMATSVAAPLERQFARIAGVTEMTSSSSRGSTRINLQFDLTRDINGAARDVQSAINAARGYLPPTLRQNPTYRKMNPADAPIMVLALTSDTVSRAKMYDVAATVLQQKLSQVDGVGQVFVGGGALPAVRVNVNPTSLAQKGLSLSDVRGMLAKTTVNRPKGRVEAGDVSFEVETNDQLHEAWEYEPLILSYKNGAAVRLSDVATITPSVEDVRTAGLVGGRPAVMIIVFRQPGANIIETVDNVRALLPQLSTALPAAVGVSVEMDRSPPIRASLAEVERTLILSCGLVILVVFAFLGSLRATVIPAVATVASLVGTFAAMYLLDYSLDNLSLMALTIATGFVVDDAIVVLENISRHVEDGLSPREASFLGSREVAFTVVSMSVSLVAVFIPILFMGGMVGRLFREFAVVLSVAILISLLLSLTSTPMLCAVLLRPHRQPRHEKRFGWTARAFGRLLGAYAKSLTFSLSHPRLMLAATVAALAGAVWLYIAIPKGFFPEQDTGRVMGFIQAAPDSSFQAMEKKLAAVVKVISADPDVVSVTGFTGGGGGPGGGGTNAAQMFITLKPSGERPPLAVTMGRLRKALGAIPGAPAFLMPAQELRMGGRSGKALYQYTLLSDSYPDLMAWTPKVEARMRGLKELTDVSADQQDNGLMTFIDIDRDAASRLGVTTGAVDDALYDAFGQSLVGVSYTDQNQYHVVLEVEPRVWQSPEGLKEIYVPGAGGRQIPLASVATIRRSEAALSVNHQGQFPAATISFNLAPGVALSQAAAAIEASSRELGLPLSVRGSFAGTAQAFASSLKSQPLLLLAALITVYIVLGVLYESTVHPLTILSTLPSAGLGAVAALMAFGLDLSIIAIIGIILLIGIVKKNGIMMVDFALVAEREEGLSPREAIYQACLKRFRPIMMTTLAAFLGALPLALGHGAGAELRRPLGIAIAGGLLVSQAMTLYTTPVIYLYLDRLRWRFSPKARLAAKKRRGPGA; encoded by the coding sequence ATGAAGAGCCTGCCCGAGCTCTGCATCCGCCGGCCGGTCGGGACCACGCTCCTGACCCTGGCCCTCATTCTGGCCGGGGCCATCGCCTTCAAGCTCCTGCCGGCCGCGGCCCTGCCCCAGGTGGATTTCCCGACCATCTCGGTCCAGGCCCAGCTGCCCGGGGCCGAGCCCCAGACCATGGCCACCTCGGTGGCCGCGCCCTTGGAGCGCCAGTTCGCCCGCATCGCCGGGGTGACGGAGATGACTTCGTCGAGCTCCCGGGGTTCGACCCGCATCAACCTCCAGTTCGATCTGACCCGCGACATCAACGGCGCGGCAAGGGACGTCCAGTCGGCCATCAACGCGGCCCGGGGCTACCTGCCCCCGACCCTGCGCCAGAACCCGACCTACCGGAAGATGAACCCGGCCGACGCGCCGATCATGGTCCTGGCCCTGACCTCGGACACCGTGTCCCGGGCCAAGATGTACGACGTGGCCGCGACCGTCCTGCAGCAGAAGCTGTCCCAGGTCGACGGCGTGGGCCAGGTGTTCGTCGGCGGCGGGGCCTTGCCGGCCGTGCGCGTCAACGTCAATCCGACCTCCCTGGCCCAAAAGGGCCTGAGCCTCTCCGACGTGCGCGGCATGCTGGCCAAGACCACGGTCAACCGGCCCAAGGGCCGGGTCGAGGCCGGGGACGTGTCCTTCGAGGTCGAGACCAACGACCAGCTGCACGAGGCCTGGGAGTACGAGCCGCTCATCCTGTCGTACAAAAACGGGGCCGCGGTCCGGCTTTCCGACGTGGCCACCATCACCCCGTCCGTCGAGGACGTGCGCACGGCCGGTCTCGTGGGCGGCCGGCCGGCGGTCATGATCATCGTTTTTCGCCAGCCCGGGGCCAACATCATCGAGACCGTGGACAACGTGAGGGCGCTCTTGCCCCAGCTGTCCACCGCCCTGCCGGCCGCTGTCGGGGTGTCGGTCGAGATGGACCGTTCGCCGCCCATCCGGGCCTCCCTGGCCGAGGTGGAGCGCACGCTGATCCTCTCGTGCGGGCTGGTCATCCTGGTGGTCTTCGCCTTCCTGGGGAGCTTGCGGGCCACGGTCATTCCGGCCGTGGCCACCGTCGCCTCCCTGGTCGGCACCTTCGCGGCCATGTACCTGCTCGATTATTCGCTCGACAACCTGTCGCTCATGGCGCTGACCATCGCCACGGGCTTCGTGGTGGACGACGCCATCGTGGTCCTCGAAAATATCTCGCGCCATGTGGAGGACGGCCTGTCCCCGCGCGAGGCCTCGTTTCTGGGGTCCCGGGAAGTGGCCTTCACCGTGGTCTCCATGAGCGTGTCGCTGGTGGCCGTTTTCATCCCCATTCTTTTCATGGGCGGCATGGTGGGGCGGCTTTTCCGCGAGTTCGCGGTGGTCTTGTCCGTCGCCATCCTCATCTCGCTCCTGTTGTCCCTGACCTCGACGCCGATGCTGTGCGCCGTGCTGCTGCGCCCCCACCGCCAGCCCCGGCACGAGAAGCGGTTCGGCTGGACCGCCCGGGCCTTTGGCCGGCTCCTTGGCGCCTACGCGAAAAGCCTCACCTTCTCCCTGTCCCATCCGCGCCTCATGCTGGCGGCCACCGTGGCCGCCCTGGCCGGGGCGGTCTGGCTCTATATCGCCATCCCCAAGGGCTTTTTCCCGGAACAGGACACCGGCCGGGTCATGGGATTCATCCAGGCCGCGCCGGACAGCTCGTTTCAGGCCATGGAAAAGAAGCTTGCCGCCGTGGTCAAGGTCATCAGCGCCGACCCGGACGTGGTGTCCGTGACCGGATTTACCGGCGGCGGCGGAGGCCCGGGCGGGGGCGGCACCAATGCGGCCCAGATGTTCATCACGCTTAAGCCCTCGGGGGAGCGTCCGCCCCTGGCCGTGACCATGGGCCGGCTGCGAAAGGCGCTCGGCGCCATTCCCGGGGCCCCCGCCTTTCTCATGCCGGCCCAGGAGCTGCGCATGGGCGGCCGGTCGGGCAAGGCCCTCTACCAGTATACGCTCCTGTCCGACAGCTATCCCGACCTCATGGCCTGGACCCCCAAGGTCGAGGCCCGGATGCGGGGCCTCAAGGAACTGACCGACGTCAGCGCCGACCAGCAGGACAACGGGCTCATGACGTTCATCGACATCGACCGGGACGCGGCCTCGCGCCTTGGCGTCACCACCGGGGCCGTGGACGACGCCCTCTACGACGCCTTCGGCCAGAGCCTGGTCGGCGTGTCCTATACCGACCAGAACCAGTACCACGTGGTCCTCGAGGTCGAGCCCCGGGTCTGGCAGAGCCCGGAGGGGCTCAAGGAGATCTACGTGCCCGGCGCGGGCGGCAGGCAGATCCCCCTGGCCTCGGTGGCGACCATCCGCCGGAGCGAGGCCGCCTTGTCGGTCAACCACCAGGGGCAATTCCCGGCCGCGACCATCTCGTTTAACCTGGCGCCCGGCGTGGCCCTGTCCCAGGCCGCGGCCGCCATCGAGGCCTCCAGCCGGGAGCTCGGGCTGCCGCTGTCGGTGCGCGGCTCGTTCGCCGGCACGGCCCAGGCCTTTGCCAGCTCGCTCAAAAGCCAGCCGCTGCTGCTCCTGGCCGCGCTCATCACGGTCTACATCGTGCTCGGCGTCCTCTATGAAAGCACCGTCCACCCCCTGACCATCCTGTCGACCCTGCCCTCGGCCGGCCTTGGGGCCGTGGCCGCGCTCATGGCCTTCGGGCTCGATCTGTCCATCATCGCCATCATCGGGATCATTCTCCTCATTGGCATCGTCAAGAAAAACGGCATCATGATGGTGGACTTCGCCCTGGTGGCCGAGCGGGAGGAGGGACTCTCGCCGCGCGAGGCCATTTACCAGGCCTGCCTCAAGCGGTTTCGGCCGATCATGATGACCACCCTGGCCGCCTTCCTGGGGGCATTGCCCCTGGCCCTGGGCCACGGGGCCGGGGCGGAGCTGCGCCGGCCGCTCGGCATCGCCATTGCCGGTGGGCTCCTCGTCAGCCAGGCCATGACCCTCTACACCACGCCCGTGATCTATCTGTACCTCGACCGGCTGCGCTGGCGGTTTTCCCCCAAGGCCCGGCTCGCGGCGAAAAAACGGCGCGGCCCCGGGGCTTAA
- a CDS encoding multidrug efflux RND transporter permease subunit — MNLSRPFILRPVATTLIMVAVILAGAVAYFQLPVSALPQVDYPTIQVRTLYPGASPDVMASAVTAPLERQFGQMPGLTQMTSASASGASVITMQFALSLSLDVAEQEVQAAINTAFSLLPEDLPAPPVYSKVNPADAPILSLALISETMPLTEVQDLADTRLAQKISQLSGVGLVSVSGGQRPAVRIDANPTALAAYGITLEDVRAAVAAANVNQAKGGFDGPKQSSILGANDQLLTSAEYRPLIVSYKAGRPVRLADVATVSDGAEDVRQAAWVNGKPAIVLNIQRQPGANVIDVVDRVKAILPSLRASLPAAIDLSVLADRTVTIRASIEDVQVELLLAVVLVVGVIFVFLRDLPATLIPGVAVPLSLVGTFGVMYLLGYGINNLTLMALTISTGFVVDDAIVMIENVARHVEDGATPMEAALAGAGQIGFTILSLTVSLVAVLIPLLFMGDVVGRLFREFAVTLGAAILLSAAVSLTLTPMMCARLLRDRSKDAGNRFFRATQGVFDRAVAGYGRTLTVVLRHQGLTLLVALGTVAASVVLYVVVPKGFFPVQDTGLLSGVTEAPPTVSFAAMAERQQELAGVLSKDPAVASVASYIGVDGSNMSLNMGRVAVTLIPKARRDADAAGVARRLEEAARNVTGLGLTLQPVQDLSVDARSSRAQYQYTLDTPSAAELSQWTRRFVHALSDRPEVRNVASDLVEGGLRLNVDIDRVAAARYGVTPADVDNILYDAFGQRQISTMFTELSQYRVVLGLLPDMAAGPEALGRIRLPGAGDGQVPLSAVATIREGTGPLVINRQGQFPAATISFDVAPGHSLGDAVVAVDAVKAELKLPESIVGSFQGAARAFMDSLRNEPLLILAALVTVYIVLGVMYESFIHPVTILSTLPSAGIGGLWALLLFHEDLGVMAVIGIILLIGIVKKNGIMMVDFALSAEREQGKSPRDAIYEACLLRFRPIMMTTFAALLGALPLALGTGVGSELRRPLGIVIVGGLIVSQVLTLYTTPVIYLFFERLAGRKNAAAPVGPAASGEALPLTEPGDRP, encoded by the coding sequence TGCCGGGCCTGACCCAGATGACTTCGGCCAGCGCCAGCGGCGCCTCGGTCATCACCATGCAGTTTGCCCTGAGCCTGTCCCTGGACGTGGCCGAGCAGGAGGTCCAGGCCGCCATCAACACGGCGTTTAGTCTCCTGCCCGAGGACCTGCCGGCCCCCCCGGTCTACAGCAAGGTCAATCCGGCCGACGCCCCGATCCTGTCGTTGGCGCTCATTTCCGAGACCATGCCCCTGACCGAGGTCCAGGACCTGGCCGACACCCGGCTGGCCCAGAAGATTTCCCAGCTTTCGGGCGTTGGGCTCGTGAGCGTTTCCGGCGGGCAGCGGCCGGCCGTTCGCATCGACGCCAACCCCACGGCCCTGGCCGCCTACGGCATCACTCTGGAGGACGTGCGCGCGGCCGTGGCCGCAGCCAACGTCAACCAGGCCAAGGGCGGGTTCGACGGGCCGAAGCAGTCCTCCATCCTCGGGGCCAACGACCAGCTGTTGACCAGCGCCGAATACAGGCCGCTCATCGTGTCCTACAAGGCCGGCCGGCCGGTGCGCCTTGCCGACGTGGCCACCGTGTCCGACGGCGCGGAAGACGTGCGCCAGGCCGCCTGGGTGAACGGCAAGCCGGCCATCGTGCTCAATATCCAGCGCCAGCCCGGGGCCAACGTCATCGACGTGGTGGACCGGGTCAAGGCCATCCTGCCGAGCCTGCGGGCCTCGCTGCCGGCGGCCATCGACCTCTCGGTCCTGGCCGACCGGACGGTCACCATCCGGGCCTCCATCGAGGACGTGCAGGTGGAGCTCCTGCTGGCCGTCGTCCTCGTCGTCGGGGTCATCTTCGTCTTTTTGCGCGACCTGCCCGCCACGCTCATCCCGGGGGTGGCCGTGCCGCTGTCCCTGGTCGGCACTTTCGGCGTCATGTATCTCCTCGGCTACGGCATCAACAACCTGACGCTCATGGCGCTCACCATTTCCACGGGATTTGTGGTCGACGACGCCATCGTCATGATCGAAAACGTGGCCCGCCACGTGGAGGACGGGGCTACGCCCATGGAGGCGGCCCTGGCCGGGGCCGGGCAGATCGGGTTCACCATCCTGTCGCTCACCGTTTCGCTGGTGGCCGTCCTCATCCCGCTTCTGTTCATGGGCGACGTGGTGGGGCGGCTTTTCCGGGAATTCGCCGTGACGCTCGGCGCGGCCATCCTGCTTTCGGCCGCGGTTTCGCTGACGCTCACCCCCATGATGTGCGCAAGGCTCCTGCGGGACCGGAGCAAGGACGCGGGCAACCGGTTTTTCCGGGCCACCCAGGGCGTCTTCGACCGGGCTGTGGCCGGCTACGGCCGGACGCTGACCGTGGTCCTGCGCCACCAGGGCCTGACGCTCCTCGTGGCCCTCGGCACGGTGGCGGCCTCGGTGGTCCTTTACGTCGTGGTGCCCAAGGGCTTTTTCCCGGTCCAGGACACGGGCCTGCTCTCCGGCGTGACCGAGGCCCCGCCGACCGTCTCCTTCGCCGCCATGGCCGAGCGCCAGCAGGAGCTGGCCGGGGTCCTGTCAAAGGACCCGGCCGTGGCCAGCGTCGCCTCCTACATCGGGGTGGACGGCAGCAACATGAGCCTCAACATGGGCCGGGTGGCCGTGACGCTCATCCCCAAGGCCAGGCGCGACGCCGACGCGGCCGGCGTGGCCCGCCGACTCGAAGAGGCGGCCCGCAACGTGACCGGCCTGGGCCTGACGCTCCAGCCCGTGCAGGACCTGTCCGTGGACGCCCGGTCCAGCCGGGCCCAGTACCAGTATACCCTCGACACCCCGAGCGCGGCCGAGCTGTCCCAGTGGACCCGCCGGTTCGTCCACGCCCTGTCCGACCGGCCCGAAGTGCGCAACGTGGCCTCGGATCTGGTCGAAGGGGGGCTTCGCCTCAATGTCGACATCGACCGGGTGGCCGCCGCCCGCTACGGCGTGACCCCGGCCGACGTGGACAACATCCTCTACGACGCCTTCGGCCAGCGCCAGATCTCGACCATGTTCACCGAACTCAGCCAATACCGGGTGGTGCTCGGCCTGCTGCCGGACATGGCCGCCGGACCGGAAGCCCTGGGCCGCATCCGCCTGCCCGGCGCCGGCGACGGCCAGGTGCCGCTCTCGGCCGTGGCCACCATCCGCGAGGGGACAGGCCCGCTGGTCATCAACCGCCAGGGCCAGTTCCCGGCCGCCACCATCTCCTTTGACGTGGCCCCGGGCCATTCCCTTGGCGACGCCGTGGTCGCGGTGGACGCGGTCAAGGCCGAACTCAAGCTGCCCGAAAGCATTGTGGGCTCCTTTCAGGGCGCGGCCCGGGCCTTCATGGATTCGCTGCGAAACGAGCCGCTTCTCATCCTCGCCGCCCTGGTCACGGTCTACATCGTCCTTGGCGTCATGTACGAGAGCTTCATCCACCCGGTGACCATCCTTTCGACCCTGCCCTCGGCCGGCATCGGCGGCCTGTGGGCCCTGCTCCTTTTCCACGAGGACCTGGGCGTCATGGCCGTCATCGGCATCATTCTCCTTATCGGCATCGTCAAGAAAAACGGCATCATGATGGTGGACTTCGCCCTTTCCGCCGAGCGCGAGCAGGGCAAGTCCCCGCGCGACGCCATCTACGAGGCCTGCCTGCTGCGGTTCCGGCCGATCATGATGACCACCTTCGCCGCCCTGCTCGGGGCCCTGCCCCTGGCCCTTGGCACGGGGGTCGGGTCCGAGCTGCGCCGGCCCCTTGGCATCGTCATTGTCGGCGGGCTGATCGTCAGCCAGGTGCTGACCCTCTACACCACCCCGGTCATCTACCTCTTTTTCGAACGTCTGGCCGGACGCAAGAATGCGGCCGCGCCCGTGGGGCCGGCCGCTTCCGGCGAGGCCCTCCCGTTGACGGAGCCCGGGGACCGGCCATGA